The Lodderomyces elongisporus chromosome 6, complete sequence region CTCTGATGACGACGTGGGCTGGGAATTGTACAAAGCCAAACATGGACGAGGCAAGCCACTTCGTGGATACTCTAGAGGCCGGCAGCTATCCCCTGGACCTGGAAGAATCTCTCCAGTAGCTTCACCTCGAAGAGGTTCAACATACGAAGAAACCGATAGGTTTGACTATGCAGAGTTgaaaaaacttgaaaaagaattgcTTCGATACCCAACAACTCCAATCAGTACGCTTCGATGCTGCTCTATATCGAGACGCCATAGGCTATACCAACAATTGTACAAGGGAAAATTGTATCCATTGTTACCAGTATTGCCACATAGAACTATTCTTGTATTTATTAGTGCAAGGGTCCACACTTGGGTTGCACTCGATTGGGCATTGAAcaaattgattgaaaatggtgatagaatcattgtttgcgcCACACTAAACTCAACCATCttggaggaagaggaaagaaggagaaaaagacaacTTTCAAGATCACAATCTCGATCATCATATGTCGACCCATACGAGAGGTACAAACTAAGGAGCAGACCTGAAAACATAGCCAACATTGCTCAAAATATTATGGATTATTGTATGCAGGTGATAAACCCCGAAAAGATAGCCAAGATTAGGGTTGAGTTGGTTGCAGGAACAACCAAAAATGTTTTGAGGGATATGTACAAGCTTTATGAACCCAATTTGGTGTGCACCGGCACAAAGCCAAACCTCAGTGTTGGCGCACCATTAAGATCATGGACCTCATCCAAATTGACCGATAGATTGGTCAAGAATTTCCCATTACCCGTTATTGTGGTTCCGGCTGTTAATATGTGTGATTTTGAGTACTCGTTGCAGAGCAGAATCAATGGCGAGTCAATCAGTAAGACAGTACAAGCTGTGGAAAATGACCGTggtattgaagaagaacagtTTGCAACTGATGAAGGTGCAGTTCATGTTGACGGAGACGAGGATGAGGACCTTCGTAGTGTGAACTCTTCGGACGCATCTTTGTCAGATAATGAGTCCATGAGATCGTACAGCTCATACCAGGAGATTGAGCACGTTTATAAGAATGCTCGTGACGATATTTCAAGAAAGCTCAACACTTTGGAGCACCAGCCAATTGATGCTGACTATTATGCTAATATGGCACGAGCCATTTCCGATAATTCAATCAATTTATGTAGTGACATCATCAGCATTCAGCCTAATTTCACCGGGAAAGGTGCCAAGTTGGCACGTATGATTACCGGATCGAATAATTTTGGTGGAAGCTTTTACAAGACAAAGTCAATGCTAGCCCCAacagaagaggaggaaaacagaagaaagaaTACTGCAAACTCTAGTGGCTCTACAACACCCAAAGAACATAAGCTCTCGTTTAAGGAAGTACAAGCTCAATTGAAGCGCAACAAGTTGAATGGAAATGCCAGTCCCACGCCTAGCGGTGGCAGTCAAAGTCCCACACGCAGTAGCGGTGgtggtattggtattggGGGTGCCAATTTAGGAGCAGAGGATCACTCATCTCCACCACCTGCACAAAGCTTGAAATGGGGTGGTTTAGAGAGGCCATCAAAGGAGAGAGGTGGATATACGAATCAACATGCCTTGGCCAAATGTTTGAGCGATGACGTTGACTTTAAGCACAAAAATGGTAGTAGAAACAGTTTTGATAAGATGAAATTAGAGCCACAAAAGAGTCTTCCACACAACTCTAAGCCAGGTTCGAATGGTGATGGAGGTATGAGCAAATGGAAGAAATTTAAGACATTGTTCAAGGGTGATTAAATAGTCTATAGATAAAGATTTCGCCATGTACAATAAGTAcgtacatatatatatatatatatttctacacatacatatttatacacatacatattTCCACACATTTATACacatttgtatatatttgtttcaAATCATACAGAAGTGAGcgtgtgtatatgtatagcTCAATCTTTTGCTTATTTCTTGTTGGTGTATATCAAGACATTTGTTATATCTATAGCGGAGGGGCTGTGGATTAGTAAAAAATTCATgcttctatttttatttaattataaatttaaatatttataaatttatattttcgTTTGTTTTGGACTCGGCTTCAAAAGTTACGTGCGCAATTACAAATGCTTATGAACCAAATTAACTAGACTCTAATCTCTCTTTTGCgcccctttttctttccttctttctttctttctttctttctttccttctttctctgAAATATGTATTTGAAGACGCTAATGAAATAATAGTTATGCTGTGGATAAAGCTACTAGTGTTTTTGGCTATATCTCATTTTGCCCAGGCTTTTAATGAAATTCAGTTTCCACAATTTAACGACCCCATCCGATTTCATCATAGCGATGATTCTTCACCCTTGAACAAATCCTCGATAACGCCCAAAATCACTCATTATGACACACGAAAAGATGCATCCTCAGAAGGTTTACAGGAGTTTACACCTATTCGAGATACTATTTTACAATCTCAAGTCAACTATTATTCATTCAGTGTTAATTCATCTTCGGGGTTGGGTGAATACTATGagcttttgattttcttaTCGGGAAATATATGCACACAGCCGGATAATATCGAAGTCAATGAAACAAGTCTTGCTGTCTATTACTCTTTCAATTCCACAATGTTTCAAAATAACGAAGTTGGCGAGATGGAATTGTTTGAAAATGGGTATTTTCAAGCATTGGCAGATTTGCCCATTGAGCCCACATCCTCGACAACCACTACTAGCTCAGGAACAGgtgctgctggtgctgctgGTGCTACCACTCCAGCTGTGGCTAATgcaaatgatgaaaaaatacTATACATTGCAGTTAGAGCTCCGCAGAATACAAATGTTACTGCGTCGTGGACGTACCAGATTGGTGTTTCGCAAAATGACTTGGTTTTCCAATGGGATGATCGTTCGTTTGGAAGTGTTGTGGACACTGATGATAATCTGGCCTTGATTGTGACAAACAATTTGACTGTGTACGACGGAGACTCTGACTCGCTAAATACATCAGACTCAAAGTATTCCCtttatatttattcatACGAGGATAAGGATTATTTTGCTGGGATGAATAATAGTTGGTGTGCAGTGCGAAACGGACCAGCATTGATGGGACCATGGAATATTGAAAATTCTTATACTACAAGAAATGGAGGtttgcagcagcagtttATGATTCAGGGTTTGAATGAGCTGACTAAATATGTGGCGTACATTGTTGCTGATTTCGAAGGAACAGATTTTGGTGGTGCGGTATACCATCCATTTGAGTTTGAGACAATGACCAACACAGCGTGTGAGTTGATCTATGACTTGTCGTTTTGCGATCGCGTGGCATACAGTGTACCAGCGCCAGGTGACCCGGAATATAATGATGACAAAAGTACAATAAAGGAGCTTTACGATGACTATGTAAAGGGGTTGTATACGAACTTTTCCAAAGCATTGCAACAGGTGCCATGTGATACTGTTCCCGAAGCAATATATTCCAATTTGCGAACGTGCGAAGATTGTGCAGAGAGCTATAAGAATTGGCTCTGTGCCGTATCGATACCAAGGTGCAATACTAAAAATGTGACCAAAGGGTATGTGCTTCGAAATCTGACAAATCAgaggaatgatttcatcaagCATACTATAAATCCAAGCCAGGATTACTACGAGGTTCTCCCTTGTGTCAATGTGTGCCATGCCATTGTTAGAGACTGTCCTGCTGACTTTGGATTCATGTGCCCGACAAAGAACGAGAGTGTGAGTTTGAGTTACTATTGGGATACGTTTGATAATGAGCAATGGCCAAGTTGTAATTATGTTGGTAAATTTGCTTCACAAAGTAGTAATGCTGTCAAGTTACTAGCAAATTGGGTATTGATGGTCATGGTCCTTTCACTTCACTGGTTATAGATTAATATTTTATAGAATGAACATTAAGTtgatccttttttttttgcctcttttcctctttttctctttttctctttttctcgtttttatttccccttctcttttgtctCTGAATTTTACACAGCATGTTCTTTTGTCTGGGTTGATGTTTAAGACTGGTAGCGTTATCCACGCGTAGAAATAAACGCGTCGGCCATGAAATTTTGTAGAACCTGATgtcaaaaggaaagaacCATCTGTTAAAGCAACAATACAATAGAAGATGTCGGATAAGACCAAACAAAACTTGCCATGGTATGTCCGTTGTTGATATGGAGACGTTTTTATCTTTACAAACCTACCTTTTTTgcctcctttttctttcagcttatatatatatgtgtgtgtgtataccCATCGAATCTGATATTAACCAATTTTTGTTATAGGGTTGAAAAGTATCGTCCTGAAAATTTGGAAGAAGTTTATGGCCAGGGGGATATTGTCAATACAGTTCGAAGGTTTGTCGAGACTGGTAAATTACCTCATTTACTATTCTATGGACCTCCCGGTACTGGTAAGACATCTACGATTGTTGCGCTTGCACGGGAAATCTATGGTCCAAACTATAAGAATATGGTTTTAGAATTGAATGCATCGGATGATAGAGGTATTGATGTTGTTCGAAACCAAATCAAGAGTTTTGCAAGTACAAGACAGATTTTCACTTCGGCCTCGTCGCCTCAGTTTAAGCTTATTATATTGGATGAAGCCGATGCAATGACATCAGTGGCTCAAAACTCGTTGCGTCGTATTATTGAGAAATTCACCAAGAATTGTCGATTCTGTATTTTGGCCAATTACTCACACAAACTTAATCCAGCTTTGATCTCGAGATGTACGAGGTTTAGGTTTCATCcaattgatgaagaagctATACGAAGTAGGATCAATAATGTGATCATTAAGGAAAAAGTTGATATTACACCTGATGCGTTGAATGCGTTATTGCATCTTTCACAAGGAGACATGAGAAGGAGTTTGAATGTGTTGCAAGCATGCAAGGCTGCTGTTAACGATGATGAGACAATTGATATCGATATGATTTACAATTGTGTTGGTGCGCCGCACCCACAGGATATTGAGGCATGTCTTGATTCTATTTTGAAAGATGATTGGACAACAGCGTACCTGACATTGACCAAGTACAAGACGGTTAATGGGTTGGCATTGGTTGACTTGATTACAGGGTTTATAGAGATATTGAACAAGTATGAGTTGAAGCCGGAGAATAGGGTATACTATTTGAAGGGGTTGAGTGATATCGAGTATGGAATCTCGAAAGGTGGAAACGATAGGATCCAAAGCAGCGCTATAATTGGTGTGATAAAGCAAGCCATGGAGCTTGAAAAGAGTAATTAATCAGTTATAGCAGGCAAATAAGAGAAGGCAAATAACAACGAATGGGCAAGCAAATGAAAGCTTAGTTGGATTCATGATTTAAATGGACAAGATTCCGGAATGAAAAGGAGAGTATAGTTGGAATATAAGCAGTTTAGAGAATTGCGTATATTTGTTACttcatgttttttttttgtttttttatttttattaaaaatGAGACAAAACGATGATAGCTAcaccatttttctttttttgagaaAGAATAGGGGAGCATGTTTGCAAATGATATATTTCCATCAATACCACGCCAGCAGTTTTTCGGAATGAATCTTGAACGTATTGACTatgggttttttttttttagaatcTTTACATTACTCATTCgtaaaaaggtaaaaataaaagagaaaaaatgtGTTTGACAAAGACACATGTGTATTTGCtatttgttatttgttatttgttatttgttATTTGCTAATTTTAATTGTCCATGAATAATAGCGTATAtgtatttgtgtttgtCCAGGACTGTATTATTTGTTGTAGCACAAATCTAgtttgttgcaaaactaCCGAGGaagtaagaaaagaatacacGGTGATGTAGAAATCTTTATTCTGTGGACGCCTTGGCCAAGTGGTTCAAAGGACGGTAGACAAAGGTTGCTTAATTGGGAGATATTTACGATTCAAGTACCAATGCCAtgtaaagaaacaaaggcGACTGCGGTCCGaagtgtatgtgtgtatgtgtgtatgagtgtatgtgtgtatgtgtgtatgtgtgtgttttactaacaacaacaacaaaggcAAGAAAGGCAGCTaaatgttgatgaaatttATAAGTAacttgtgtgtgtgggtgtgtatgtgtcaagttatttgtttgtaaCTTTGTGGGTGTTTTTGTGCAGCATCGGTGGCAGCAGCACCAGATCCTCCGCCAGCATCCACAAACTTCTAACAATAGCAGTGGTGATAGTGTCAAGTGCTGGTTGGTGTCTCAAACAAACATgtaaaaatttttatttttctttctttgttcttgtgATTGGTTCTTTGCTCTTGTGGTAATGGTTGGTTACAAAATGAATATTTAGATCAGATCCAATTGGAAACGCCGTTGAAGTAGAATGCGCTAAAATGTGTAAAGAGTAACagctttctcttttgtattatttttttttttagggGCGGTACGAGGAACAAAGCTTTCTTTTGCTATACACTGCCCCCGTTTGTGATTTCCCATGgacttgaaaaagaaaagatggaAGATTGCATTTTGCTTCTAACGGTACAGGAAGTTCGTGCAATCCAAATACAAGCGGACACATGTTTTGGATTTGTCAACGAAGGCAAACTAACCTATTCGCCAACTATTTGATGGTGCTACAAGTACatgatatttttttttcttttttcaattttcttgtGCTTTTGACCTTGTTGGAGCAATTTCTCTATAACATTTTATCATAAAGACTTGGATATGGCTTACACTTACTTaagagacaaaaacaaaattaacaacaacagcaacaataacaataacaacaataattgGAAGAAGTAACATGATCAaggaaagacaaaagatggagaaaagtgaagaaaaaaaaattttcacttcattttccaattgaattctctattttttacatatatattttacatacatatataaaaacTTTTTAATTCATAATACATTTACGTCTCCCTCAAACTAAGCCACCCCTTGAGTATCCAAGAAGTGCTGTTTgtagttgcaaaaaaaaaaaaacaaaagaaaagaaaagaaaagcatcATAAAGCTTTTTGAGTctgattttgcaaaaacataaaaatttgtttttcttttcataattgtgcctttctttttaactTTGAGGTTTTGTGGAATGCTCAAAACCgttgaaaatttttcatttcccttaccattctttattttcaattaagtaattttttatttttaaactTTCCTACACGAAACAAGAATTGGCAAATAGAGTAGACTATAtggtggaaaaaaaaataagctTATAGCTAAAAGGGTTTTCcatctaattttttttaaatttttcaatcttggttcttttcgtttttctatttgaaaaattttatatTCAATAGGCATGGTCAAATTATAAAGGACAAATTTGTTCTGTTTATGATGAACACAATTTTTCTTAAAATGCAATACAatataatagtaatagtaatagtagtagcagtagaaGTAGTAGTTATTATCGTTTGgtaacaaaacaaaaaacccatctttttttccttttttttttcaaaaaaaaaaagggcagtgtatatattttatttatgtGTACGTTGATGCTTAAATGGTAACAGCTCGATTAGGAAATGGCTCTTGTGTGAGAATAAGCAGGCTGAGAATCTAAATTAATATTATACCGAGTAAAATTGCACAACAAATAGTTAGTATTTGTACTTAGGACCCATACTACAAACCTGACAGATTATTGCAGATTCAGTACAAAACTAGTGTTTGCGTTGAAACTATTTTGTGCTTTGTCATGTTTTTATTAAAGTAATACTaaactaaacaaaacaaagtaacaagaaacaaacaataaagagtaagagaaaatgaagaacCATCAAGAATCCAAAGaatgtaaaaaagaattttaaaaaaaatagaatgaACAAAAAGTTAAGAAGAATATCTATAAACTGACTGTATGCCGAGGAAGGGTTTACTTCTAGTAATTGGAGAAttctattactattattattattattattattattattattatttagCACTGGAACCAACATATGGAATGGTTAGGTCCGGGTTTGTCCTACTTTGTTTTAAATTACTCTGTTGACCATAATCtactttctttattttctttgttttttttacatttttacATTTCTAATGGAAGTAAGCCGGTTTCTCTGGCTTCTTATTGGTTcacaaaaaggaaacgaaatataaaaaacaagttgAAACCTCTAcagttttttattttctattttctattttcatttcttgaTTCTTGATTCTTGATTGCAGATACGGAATTGGTTGACCAAATGGGCAAAGAAAGgcataaaataaagaggcAACATACTTGTTCGTTTCGATtgttcctcttcttcttcttcttcttcttctgtgtGGAAACTCTCAACGGGTCTCTTGAAGGACATATAGCTCTTTATATGCAGCTAGTGGTAATtaataaatatttttttctcttcttcttttttttgcctaaTAAAATACTTTTTAATAAAAGTACACGACCTAAACCAattagagaaaaaaaacaaaattacaGTGAGGACCGGGGAGTCGGGGAGTTTTGGCAGTcggaaggaaaaggaaaaggaaaaggaaaaggagggGAGGGGCGGGCAAGGAGTGCGGaatgaagaacaaaaaaaaaaaaatagaactGAATGAGAGGGAGAGTGAAGCCGCTTAAAGACGGAAACAGTTgcaaaaaatgcaaaatgtAAAGAAAGATCAATTGGAGGTGTGAATATTTGCACGCAATGTTTGACTTTTATTTTGGAGATGAATCCATATTGTGAGAAAAAGGGTTCTTTGGGAATTTAGCAGAATCCACAGTAGGTCAACTTTAATAGAAACGCCGTTAGTTGATGTGCTGTGTCAACTATAGAGGAAGAAGTGGTGGTGTATACAAGTAAAAGCATGTTCTTGCTCAAATTTTCCTCGTTATTTCTTTGGCTATTTGGCCCTTGCTAGTCCTATTGTCTAGTGAGTAAGTTTTAGTAGTTTCCAAAAAAGTAGAAGGAAAAATTGTTTGAGTAAAGCCTACTGCGATATTGAGGTATTCCTCTTGATATTGCTTTTTGCATAATATACCTCTGAAACGGAAACAGGGGGAATATTGTGAAACTTATCATGTTGCAGATTGtatcaattttttaataacTACTTGTGGTATTTATACTAAAGAAATAACCAAAGTTTAAACGGGATAGAGTTGAGAGTGAGTGTGGAAGAGTGTGGAAGAGCATGTGTTTGTGGGACGGAGGTGGAAGACAAAATAAAGTAGAAATGGTTGATTGGCATTGTATTTTCACTAAaaagagcaacaacaacagcagcaatagCAAAGTATTTGGAGCGAGTACGAAGGAATCGAAACTTCCACAACTCTGCAAGTTTTCCTAGGAAAATAgtagaaaaaataaaacacaaGGGCTGTAAGAAACTGTCTTGCGTTTGCAGATGCAGTAAGAATTGTTGATTTCGGAGTTTTCCGTAGTAGGCTTTAGGAAAAAGTATTGCTATTATTCTGAAACCAGACGCAAAtgtttttcccttttttttgaccGCTCTCCAACACCTCCAACAAGCTATGTAATTACAAGTCACGACACGCCCATGTGCTGTACTTGATGCAAGTGTTGCTATAGATGGTATGGTGctatttggttttggaaaattttttttttcagaaaTTGCAACAGTTTCGTCATATTGCAGTGGTACTATACCAAACGTATGTGGATGAAAACAACTCCAcaatcaaaagaaagaataaaagaggaaactgaataaaataaatagaaaatacATAAAGCATTtcaagaagaaatgaaacaaaagaggTTGCGAAACTATGTGTGGTGTCCAGTCAATCTAGAACAACTTGTGGAGAAATTAGTAGTtgctctctctttttctttttctttttttttcttttgtttgtttgaaaaagtcAACATAAGAAAACAATGCAACAATAAAAGATAGAGAAatgagaaaacaaaatgtcCAAATGCTTGATGAGATAAGAGGAAACAACACTGGTGTTGATACTTTCCATGGAACGTGgattgttgttggaaacaaaagaaaaagaaaagaactaGTGTCacgtttttctttctctctgtTCTAACAAGTGTGTAAAAGCGtgcatatatacatatatatatacatatatataagttgttgttggagaTTGAAAGAGAGCATTTTTTTCGATAAGATGTTGAGGGGAATAATGTAAACAATAGACGAGTGGTCTGAGCCATGTGGGTAGTGGCGGTGAGTGTCTCAATGTGGGTGAAGATAAGCAAGATTAGACAAGACAATAGAGTCAAATTGAGGGAGagaatgtaaaaaaaaaaaatacaatagAGACACTACTTGAATGTTTTGGAaagttgtggtggtggtggtggtattgagacaaaagaaaagaatggatGAAACTGCGGGGGAAAACACTTGACCATGCAATGGACAAGGTTGCAACTGTAACTGTAACTGTAACTGCATCCAAGATTGCTACACATTTTGCAAGCTAAAACAActttattccttttttctttttgattctgGGTAtataagaagaaaaggtaaTTGAAACTGAGCAGACACTTGACTTTTGTAAGGTGGAAGCAAACCAAAAGATTACTTTATCTAAGGTTTCATATGGTGAAAAGGGAGAATGAGCAATTGTGAGACGACGGAAATGTGAATTTGGAGGGAGTAGGGATATGTAtgacagaaaaaaaaaaggaggagctggaggaaaagaaggagaaagaaaaaggaaaagagaggGGAGGCAAATAGAGCATTGAGCTGACTGCGCTAGATGCAGATGCAATGATGGGTTATCTATGATGTAGGCAAAACATAGTGCGTTGCGTGCAGCGCCATTCTTGACAACTACAGGTGATGTTATTGGCAATGGTAAtggcaatggcaatggcaatgacaataacaataaacaTTGTGAATTGTACAGTAGTAAAATGGTAAATGCAAAAGTTTTAGGAGTAAGCCCAACTCAAAGAATTTGTATTGAGACTGCACCAACGGCTCTTTCACATTTCTTTGtttaaatttctttttttttttatgatAATGGCCAGTCTTGTTCTTCCAAGCTATTCCATATCACCTTGCAATAGAATAATGTTCAAGACTAACTAAAAGagttgtatatatatatatatatatatgtgtgtgtgtgtgtgtatgtgtgttgTTTGTGCTAATGGGTGGGTGGGTTTCCACCAAACCTTAGTTCTCAAGAGCAACAAATGTAACAACAAAATGCAAAAGCAGATACGGTTACTTTCCTACATTCTTGATTCTAGTTTCTTGTTTCCTCCTTGATTCttatttcttctcctcATTCCTTCCCCGTAAATTGGAGTATAGCAATACAGATCTTGAAAGAAGCAGGTGGAATTGTTTCCTATATTGTAAATCTCTGAAAAATTGTATAATGTTTACATGTATACACTAGCAAAGTTGTTTTGATTTAATATGGTATTAGTCAGTACATATGAGGAGGGGTGTAATTAAAGAGAGCAATCGTGTAATTCTTATACAATACCACCAccccctcctcctccccccctgAGACTCAGttctttttgtaaattttttgtaaaactttttttttttttatttcatttattttacttGCTTGATAATTTGAGCTATGAGGTTCAAATGACAAAGTCCAACTACAGGTAAACTagaaaaagacaataaACAGACATGGCAAGTGAGAGGACTTGTATTGTTGAATATCCACCAATCCAACAATAGATGTATactgtgtgtctgtgtaaagatacatatatatgtaaatatatatttgttttatatacaaatatcgGATATTGTTGCTTACAATAGATTGTATCCTAAATGGGTGGATTATCTCACAAGCGGTGCATTTTTATGTTTCTCTCCTTTAAATATCATATGGTAgcgtttttatttttgtatataaCAATTACTGGAGActactaaaaaaaaaataattaaaaaaaatattatttatttatttatttattatttattatttttaataataataaataaaattacaGACAAAACAAGGAAACACAAAACAGTAACTATGAAATTGCCCACTTAGCTTTGTGTagtgaaaaattttttttatttttttattttttttaataattttttttgttttgttctacAAATTCCAAAATATTCCACATTCTTTATAGATTTTGGAATTTTGTATATCTTCTACCGGTAtccacatatatatatacccaTGGAACTCCTACTAGAACATTCACCTGTTCCttccctttccctttcttctATTCAAACTGGTCTTTCCACTGTATTctatatatacaattttccatttgctttttttctttttcttcattcttcATTCACCATAGAAGACACTAGATATATATTCACTTCAGGATCTATCACACATTAGACTATTTAAAGCTGGCTATACTTAGTTCTAAAcattaatatatatatacatatatatactcgACATTTTCACTTTTATATCCAATTACTCAAACTCCCACTTTGGTTGTTTAGAACTGAATccaaattttgtttcttttttttattctaattttcaacttttaaTTCAAAGGCAATAAGCACCACTAAATAGattaataacaacaacatttaAATGACAATCACTGCA contains the following coding sequences:
- the RFC3 gene encoding Subunit of heteropentameric Replication factor C (RF-C), which gives rise to MSDKTKQNLPWVEKYRPENLEEVYGQGDIVNTVRRFVETGKLPHLLFYGPPGTGKTSTIVALAREIYGPNYKNMVLELNASDDRGIDVVRNQIKSFASTRQIFTSASSPQFKLIILDEADAMTSVAQNSLRRIIEKFTKNCRFCILANYSHKLNPALISRCTRFRFHPIDEEAIRSRINNVIIKEKVDITPDALNALLHLSQGDMRRSLNVLQACKAAVNDDETIDIDMIYNCVGAPHPQDIEACLDSILKDDWTTAYSTLTKYKTVNGLALVDLITGFIEILNKYELKPENRVYYLKGLSDIEYGISKGGNDRIQSSAIIGVIKQAMELEKSN
- the MID1 gene encoding stretch-activated cation channel mid1 (BUSCO:EOG09261S7X), translated to MSWIKLLVFLAISHFAQAFNEIQFPQFNDPIRFHHSDDSSPLNKSSITPKITHYDTRKDASSEGLQEFTPIRDTILQSQVNYYSFSVNSSSGLGEYYELLIFLSGNICTQPDNIEVNETSLAVYYSFNSTMFQNNEVGEMELFENGYFQALADLPIEPTSSTTTTSSGTGAAGAAGATTPAVANANDEKILYIAVRAPQNTNVTASWTYQIGVSQNDLVFQWDDRSFGSVVDTDDNSALIVTNNLTVYDGDSDSLNTSDSKYSLYIYSYEDKDYFAGMNNSWCAVRNGPALMGPWNIENSYTTRNGGLQQQFMIQGLNESTKYVAYIVADFEGTDFGGAVYHPFEFETMTNTACELIYDLSFCDRVAYSVPAPGDPEYNDDKSTIKELYDDYVKGLYTNFSKALQQVPCDTVPEAIYSNLRTCEDCAESYKNWLCAVSIPRCNTKNVTKGYVLRNSTNQRNDFIKHTINPSQDYYEVLPCVNVCHAIVRDCPADFGFMCPTKNESVSLSYYWDTFDNEQWPSCNYVGKFASQSSNAVKLLANWVLMVMVLSLHWL